Part of the Cuculus canorus isolate bCucCan1 chromosome 25, bCucCan1.pri, whole genome shotgun sequence genome is shown below.
CAAGCCCTGGGGCCCCTCCATGCAGAGGGTGCGTGGGACTGCCCCACTGATGCCCCGTGCCCACAGTCAGCAATGCCGGGGTGGGCATGGCGGGTCCCCTGGAGTGCCAGAGCCTGGCGGCCATGCAGAGCCTCATGGACACCAACTTCTTCGGCCTCGTCCGCCTGGTGAAGGAGGTGCTGCCCGACATGAAGCGGCGCCGCAGCGGCCACATCGTGGTCATCAGCAGCATCATGGGCTTGCAGGGTAAGGAGGGATGGGGTGTCCTGGTGGGATCagctcccctccatccctgacCGGGACCTCCAACCCATCCAGGCATCGTCTTCAATGACATCTATGCGGCCTCCAAGTTTGCGGTGGAAGGGTTCTGCGAGAGCCTGGTGGTGCAGGCGCTGCGCTTCAACGTGGCGTGAGTGCCGAGGGCTGGTGGCCAGTGGGGCAACCAACGTgaagggggttggggggacgTTGGGGTccccaatgccccatccctgggtaGGATCAGCCTGGTGGAACCAGGGCCGGTGACGACGGAATTCGAGATGAAGTTGTATGAGGAAGCTGAACGCGCTGACTACTCACGGACCGACCCCGAGACGGCCGACATCTTCACCAACCTCTACCTGAGGAACTCCAAGGATGTCTTTGCCAGCCTGGGCCAAACCCCCGAGGACATCGCAGAGGTGATGGGTGGCCCTGGTGGGCtgtccccctcccaccccatcctGCTCACAGCCCTGGGTTGGGCTGTCTAGAGGAGCCTTAATTAGCCTTAATTAACGAGGTGTAGCGACCTTCAGCTGGCAGTGGGGCAGATGTCCCACCTCAACAGATCCATCTTGATGGGGCTGAGCCCAGCTGGGAACGGGGATTGGATGGGGTGGAGATagggagaggatgggaaaggggtgagggatggggatagggtggggatggggatggggaaaaggatcgggatggggatgggatggggatgggatggggaaagggatcaggatggggatggaatgggaatggggaagggaatggggatggggaaaaggaTCAGGATGGGGATGgcatggggatgggatggggaaagggatcaggatggggatgggatgggatgtggatgggaatggggaaagGGATCAGGATGGGGttggaatgggaatggggaagggaatggggatggggaagggaatggggatggggaaaaggatcaggatggggatgggatgggaatggggaagggaatggggatggggaaaaggatcaggatggggatgggatggggatggggaagggaatggggatggggaaaaggatcaggatggggatggaatggggatgggatggggataggaatggggatggggacggggatcAGGATGGGGATGGTATGGGAATAGGGAAAGGGATCAGgaaggagatgggatggggatggggatggggatggggatgggaatggggctgGGGACTGGGTGGGAATGAGAATGTGGATGGGGATAGGATGGAAATGGGAAGGAGATGGAATGGGGACGAAGACGGGGATTGGATGGGAATGGGGGTGTTGATAGGAGGGGATGGGAGTGGGGttaggatggagatggggatgggctGTAAATAGGATGTAAAAGGGGATGACGACGGGAGGCGGATGGAGACGGGACGAagaagggatggggacaagaGTGGGACAATAACGTTCCCACGTGCAGCACACGCTGCGGGTGATCGAGGCAGCCCGGCCGCCCTTCCGGCACCAGACCAACGCGGCGTACACGCCGATGGCCGCGCTGAAACACGCTGACCCCAGCGGTGCCCTCATGACCGACGCTTTCTACAAGCTGGTGTTCAAGTACGACGCGGTGCTGCGGCTCAGCCTCCGCGCCATCCGTCTGCTCCGCTGGAAGGCCCAGAAGGTGAAGGAAGGCGCTCGGCTGTTGGGCTTCAAATAACCCCCGCAGCCACGGGGGCACGCGGCTCATCTTGGGGGGCACTTTGGAGCTGGGGGGGTGACGAAGCCGGGACCCGCATGGGGTTTCGCTTCCTGCTCTCGCCCCGAAATAGCGTCCGCTGTATTAAAATCGGGAGTGGTATTTTTAACCAGCGTTGGGTGAAAAAGCAGAGCGGCTTCCTCCGAGAGTGCAGCGGCCGTGACggggctgggaagggctggTAGATGCCCCCCCTTCgcctgcctcctgctccctgggggcacccagcacccatgggcaccccagagccccccctcGGTCCCTGCCAGCCGACAGCGATGGCTGcatcctccttccccctcttcaCCCCCTCGGTGATGCTCCGGGATGGACTTTGTTGCCCCCTCCTCCGGCACTGGGGCAGCagaaggggctgtgggggaCCACACGCGCAGCTCGGCTGCAGCACGGGATGAGGGATGGGAGAGGGTGCGAAGGATGCTCCGGGTGTTCAGGGGGTGCGAAGGAGCTGCAGCGGTGGTGCAGAGTGGGTGTGGGTTGGAGGGTGAAGGCTGAGTGCTGGGAGCAGCAAGGATGCTGGGTGGATGCAAGGGTGCTGGGTGCGGGGGTGCTGAGTGTAAGGTGGGTGCAAGGGTTCTgggagcaaggtgggtgctgggtgcgGGTCTGCTGGCTCCTggaggggtgcaggggtgcaggatgggtgcaggatgggtgcaggTCTGCTGGCTCCTGGGTGGATgcaggggtgcaggatgggtgcaggATGCAGGATGGGTGCAAATCTGCTGACTCCTGGGGGGGTGaaggggtgcaggatgggtgcaggtctgctgcctcctgggtgggtgcaggggtgcaggatgcaggATGGGTGCAGGTCTGCTGGCTCCTTGGGTGGGTgcaggggtgcaggatgggtgcaggTCTGCTGCCTCCTGGaggggtgcaggatgcaggATGGGTGCAGGTCTGCTGGCTCCTGGGtgggtgcagggatgcaggatgtaggatgggtgcagggatgcaggatgggtGCAGGTCTGCTGGCTCCTGGGTGGATgcaggggtgcaggatgggtgcagggatgcaggatgggtGCAGGTCTGCTGCCTCCTGGGTGGATgcaggggtgcaggatgggtgcagggatgcaggatgggtgcagagcagacagcaggAGCAGTTGTGACAGGAGCACCCCAAGCACTCAGCAACGCAGGGGCTCCCCTCCAGCTCGAGGGGGTGTCGGGGGGTGGGATGCATCCTGTGCCGCTCCCCGGGCTGGGCGCAGGGTGCTGGCGCGTGGGCGCTTGGCGTGACTGCTGCCGGGGGGAAGGTGAGAGCAGGGGGGAAACCACAGGGAGGCCCAACGCGATTTAACACCGCGTCGGTTGTTTCTCAGAAACCTTCCTTGCTCCATCCATGCTGCACCCCGAGCTACGGCCACCCCAGCGCCCGGGGTGGAGGGTGCAGGGATGCATAGATATGGGGTCCCCAGTGCAGATCCCcccctcaaagcccagccaggcCCCCCCAGTCCCACGCCCGATGGCAGCTGCGCCGCGTGCGGCGTGCGGCGCGCACCAGCCCGTGCCACGCACGTGGCCTCCTGGAGCCCAGCTGGCTCCCAGCACCTTGGGGACAGGATGAGctgatggggaggaagaggaaatatttttgcattctcttccctccccccttctTGGAGGAGTTCATGGCAAAGCAACAGTGGGGACCGCGGTCCCGGAGCTACAGAAACGGCAGCGCCTGTGGGACGTGCAGGGGTGACATCAAAGAGGTGGCAGAGATGCAGCCTCCCCCCCTGCAGCTGCGGTTTCTGCAGATTTGACTAACTTTCTCCGCGCCGGGGGGCAGGAATGAGGGGGGGCTGCACCCAGGGAGCAATGAGGGGGGGGTCCTCCGGCTGCGGCACAGAGCCACAACTGTGGGAAACGGGGCCGAGGGAGGACAgagcccccccagtccccctcagCCTTCCCAGGAAGGAGCAAcggagctgctgccagggaggACAGGATTGTCCTCAAGCCCCGGTGCAGAGCAGGGGGACGGCCTCAGCCCTCCTCACAGCCCGTGATGCCCATGGTGGGAAGGTCATCCAAGACAAAACGAGGGGGAAATAGGGAGCTGCCATGGCCTGAGCTGGGTCTGGGGGCTCCTCCATCAGTGGGAGGCACCTGGGCTATGCTTTATGGCTGAGGAGCATCACCTCCAGCTTGGGAACATCCTGCCTGGTCATGGACACTACGGCAGAGCATCATCTGCAGCCTGGGAGCATCCTCCCTGGCCATGGAGCTCCATGGCAGAGCTCGGGAACACCATCAACCAGCCTGAGAACATCCTCCCTGGCCATGGAGCACCACGGCAGAGCTTGGGAACACCATCAACCAGCCTGGGAACATCCTCCCTGGCCATGGAGCTCCATGGCAGAGCTCGGGAACACCATCTGCAGCCTGGGAATATCCTCCCTGGTCATGGAGCACCATGGCAGAGCTCAGGAACACCATCTGCAGCCTGGGAATATCCCCCCTGGTCATGGAGCACCATGGCAGAGCTTGGGAACACCATCAACCAGCCTGGGAACATCCTCCCTGGCCATGGAGCTCCATGGCAGAGCTCGGGAACACCATCTGCAGCCTGGGAATATCCTCCCTGGTCATGGAGCACCATGGCAGAGCTTGGGAACACCATCAACCAGCCTGGGAACATCCTGCCTGGTCATGG
Proteins encoded:
- the LOC104067932 gene encoding retinol dehydrogenase 8, producing MAPKTVLITGCSSGIGLALAVRLARDKKRRFRVIATMRNVGRSTALAAAAGPALGRTLEIKQLDVCDENSIRACIDSIPGRHVDILVSNAGVGMAGPLECQSLAAMQSLMDTNFFGLVRLVKEVLPDMKRRRSGHIVVISSIMGLQGIVFNDIYAASKFAVEGFCESLVVQALRFNVAISLVEPGPVTTEFEMKLYEEAERADYSRTDPETADIFTNLYLRNSKDVFASLGQTPEDIAEHTLRVIEAARPPFRHQTNAAYTPMAALKHADPSGALMTDAFYKLVFKYDAVLRLSLRAIRLLRWKAQKVKEGARLLGFK